A genomic segment from Luteolibacter ambystomatis encodes:
- a CDS encoding disulfide bond chaperone gives MSDESGQLESPEEFTKIESIYVRHRNALMVRGQFTPIYTDYYLHLMQHGIRHNGDLDLMLKDFMALITLHTVARPWAETIAWTVNLRAPRINLFTTASSLQESVVGRLFTEDVREPDRNLFYSQVLAPNQHEPRISTLEVEGKDPVEWLAQYYRQSEQRPGRAFRLEDENFVLIVAQPDCDMEWFNALDDAAVEVIETTEETKLLESRRFRFHCGCTLDKILPVLGNWRERPDELFEGDDVITIQCPRCAARYAITRDML, from the coding sequence ATGAGTGACGAAAGCGGCCAGTTGGAATCCCCGGAGGAATTCACCAAGATCGAATCGATCTACGTGCGCCATCGCAACGCGCTGATGGTCCGTGGACAGTTCACGCCGATCTATACGGACTACTACCTCCACCTGATGCAGCACGGGATCCGCCACAATGGCGATCTCGACCTGATGCTGAAGGACTTCATGGCGCTCATCACGCTCCACACGGTCGCCCGCCCGTGGGCCGAAACCATCGCCTGGACCGTCAATCTCCGCGCGCCACGCATCAATCTCTTCACCACCGCCAGCTCGCTGCAGGAATCGGTGGTCGGCCGCTTGTTTACCGAGGATGTGCGCGAGCCGGACCGCAATCTCTTCTACTCGCAGGTGCTCGCACCCAACCAACACGAGCCGCGCATCTCCACACTCGAGGTGGAGGGCAAGGACCCCGTCGAATGGCTGGCACAGTACTATCGCCAGTCCGAGCAACGACCGGGCCGCGCCTTCCGTCTGGAAGATGAGAACTTCGTGCTGATCGTCGCCCAGCCGGACTGTGACATGGAATGGTTCAACGCCCTCGATGACGCCGCGGTCGAAGTGATCGAAACCACCGAGGAAACCAAGCTGCTCGAAAGCCGCCGCTTCCGTTTCCACTGCGGTTGCACGCTCGACAAGATCCTGCCCGTGCTCGGCAACTGGCGCGAACGGCCGGATGAGCTCTTCGAGGGCGATGATGTCATCACCATCCAGTGCCCGCGTTGCGCGGCCCGCTATGCCATCACGCGGGACATGCTCTGA
- a CDS encoding sulfate/molybdate ABC transporter ATP-binding protein, producing the protein MSISIRNINKTFGKYKALDNVSLEVPNGSLTALLGPSGSGKTTLLRIVAGLEFADESKNSAIHFHGEDVTNVHAGKRGVGFVFQHYALFRHMTIAENIGFGLSVLPSKQRPSSTEIRNRVGELLSLVQLAGLENRRPDQLSGGQRQRVALARALAIRPKVLLLDEPFGALDAKVRKDLRRWLRSFHDEIGLTTLFVTHDQEEALELADQVVVMANSRIEQVGEPQQIYDHPESQFVIRFLGNVNAIRDSRDPDSPLYVRPHDVEVLFAAEADPATDRLARVHHLFSAGPIARLSLRLEDGQFVDAELSRQQLEELGLGVGDPVAVRMQGASRFE; encoded by the coding sequence ATGTCCATTTCCATCCGCAACATCAACAAGACCTTCGGCAAGTACAAGGCGCTCGACAACGTCTCGCTCGAAGTTCCCAACGGCTCGCTGACCGCGCTGCTCGGACCCTCCGGTTCCGGCAAGACCACGCTGCTCCGCATCGTCGCCGGTCTGGAGTTCGCCGATGAATCCAAGAACAGCGCGATCCACTTCCACGGTGAGGACGTGACCAACGTCCACGCGGGCAAGCGCGGTGTCGGCTTCGTGTTCCAACACTACGCCTTGTTCCGCCACATGACCATCGCGGAGAACATCGGCTTCGGTCTTTCGGTGCTGCCATCGAAGCAGCGCCCCTCCTCCACGGAGATCCGCAACCGCGTCGGCGAACTGCTCTCGCTGGTGCAACTCGCCGGTCTTGAAAACCGCCGCCCCGACCAGCTCTCCGGAGGCCAGCGCCAGCGCGTCGCGCTCGCCCGCGCGCTCGCCATCCGCCCGAAGGTGCTGCTGCTGGACGAACCCTTCGGCGCGCTCGATGCCAAGGTCCGCAAAGATCTCCGCCGCTGGCTCCGCAGCTTCCACGATGAGATCGGCCTCACCACCCTCTTCGTGACCCACGACCAGGAGGAAGCCCTCGAACTCGCCGACCAGGTCGTCGTCATGGCGAACTCCCGCATCGAGCAGGTGGGCGAGCCGCAGCAGATCTACGACCACCCCGAGTCGCAGTTCGTCATCCGCTTCCTCGGCAACGTCAATGCCATCCGTGACAGCCGCGATCCGGACTCCCCGCTCTACGTGCGTCCGCACGACGTCGAGGTCCTCTTCGCCGCCGAAGCCGATCCGGCCACCGACCGCCTCGCGCGCGTGCATCATCTCTTCTCCGCTGGTCCCATCGCCCGCCTGAGCCTGCGCCTGGAAGACGGCCAGTTCGTCGATGCGGAGCTTTCCCGCCAGCAGCTTGAGGAACTCGGGCTCGGCGTGGGCGATCCGGTCGCCGTGCGCATGCAGGGTGCCAGCCGCTTCGAGTGA
- the cysW gene encoding sulfate ABC transporter permease subunit CysW — MASHKNVTTESLGVKILLIGAACTVLTFFLLMPLIAVFLEAFRQGAEVFVKALTEPAAMSAIKLTLLTAAITVPFNAVFGLAAAWLVTKFRFPGRSILVSLIDLPFAVSPVIAGLVWMLIFGSKGWFGPWLDAHDMQVVFDTPGIIIATIFVTFPFVARELIPLMETQGTDEEEAAVTLGAHGWQIFRRVTLPNIKWGLLYGILLCNARAMGEFGAVSVVSGHIRGKTNTLPLQVEVLYNEYQSSAAFACASLLALLALVTLIVKDVIERYAGHAGSKGH, encoded by the coding sequence ATGGCCTCCCACAAGAACGTCACGACCGAATCCCTCGGAGTGAAAATCCTGCTGATCGGCGCGGCCTGCACCGTGCTGACCTTCTTCCTGCTGATGCCGCTCATCGCGGTGTTCCTGGAAGCATTCCGCCAGGGGGCCGAAGTCTTCGTCAAGGCCCTCACCGAACCTGCGGCGATGTCCGCGATCAAGCTCACGCTGCTCACCGCCGCGATCACGGTGCCGTTCAATGCCGTGTTCGGCCTCGCCGCCGCGTGGCTGGTGACGAAGTTCCGCTTCCCCGGCCGCTCCATCCTCGTCTCGCTGATCGACCTGCCCTTTGCCGTCTCCCCGGTCATCGCCGGTCTGGTGTGGATGCTGATCTTCGGCTCGAAGGGCTGGTTCGGCCCATGGCTGGATGCCCATGACATGCAGGTGGTCTTCGATACGCCCGGCATCATCATCGCCACCATCTTCGTCACTTTCCCCTTCGTCGCCCGCGAGTTGATCCCGCTGATGGAAACGCAGGGCACGGATGAAGAGGAAGCCGCGGTGACTCTCGGCGCGCATGGCTGGCAGATTTTCCGCCGCGTGACGCTGCCGAACATCAAGTGGGGCCTGCTCTACGGCATCCTGCTCTGCAACGCCCGCGCGATGGGTGAGTTCGGCGCCGTGTCCGTGGTCTCCGGCCACATCCGCGGCAAGACCAACACCCTGCCGCTGCAGGTGGAGGTGCTCTACAACGAGTATCAATCGAGCGCGGCCTTCGCCTGCGCCTCGCTGCTCGCCCTGCTCGCGCTCGTCACCCTCATCGTCAAGGACGTCATCGAACGTTACGCCGGCCACGCCGGTTCCAAAGGCCACTGA
- a CDS encoding sulfate ABC transporter substrate-binding protein, translating to MKPLRITALLTLAAASLLATACKKSHNTAGSSGGVSLLNVSYDPTRELYVEFNAAFAKHWKEKTGQDLKVEQSHGGSGKQARAVIDGLSADVVTLALAGDIDAVAKSGALPADWEGKLPDHSSPYTSTIVFVVRKGNPKGIKNWDDLVKPGIGVITPNPKTSGGARWNYLAAWAWASKEYGGDEAKVKDYITKLFKNVPVLDSGARGSTTSFAQRGLGDVLLAWENEIALLQKEFPGQTEVVYPSLSIIAEPPVAVVEKNAAAHGTTEVATEYLKYLYTPEGQEIAAKNFYRPRDAKVADKYAKNFPALTLVNIRDDFGGWERAQKTHFADGGTFDQLYGK from the coding sequence ATGAAACCCCTCCGCATCACCGCACTCCTCACGCTTGCCGCCGCATCGCTCCTGGCGACGGCTTGCAAGAAAAGCCACAACACCGCAGGCAGTTCCGGCGGCGTCTCGCTATTGAACGTCTCCTACGATCCGACCCGCGAGCTCTACGTCGAGTTCAATGCCGCATTCGCCAAGCACTGGAAGGAAAAGACCGGCCAGGATCTCAAGGTGGAGCAATCCCACGGCGGCTCCGGCAAGCAGGCCCGCGCCGTCATCGACGGCCTCTCCGCGGATGTCGTCACACTGGCGCTCGCAGGTGACATCGACGCCGTGGCGAAGTCCGGTGCCCTGCCCGCCGATTGGGAAGGCAAGCTCCCGGACCACAGCTCACCCTACACCTCCACGATCGTCTTCGTCGTCCGCAAGGGCAACCCGAAGGGCATCAAGAATTGGGACGATCTCGTGAAGCCCGGCATCGGCGTCATCACCCCGAATCCGAAGACCTCCGGTGGTGCCCGCTGGAACTACCTCGCCGCCTGGGCGTGGGCGTCCAAGGAATATGGTGGCGATGAAGCGAAGGTGAAGGACTACATCACCAAGCTCTTCAAGAACGTTCCCGTTCTGGACAGCGGTGCCCGTGGTTCCACCACCAGCTTCGCCCAACGCGGTCTCGGTGACGTGCTGCTGGCCTGGGAGAATGAAATCGCCCTGCTGCAGAAGGAGTTTCCGGGCCAGACCGAGGTCGTCTATCCCAGCCTGAGCATCATCGCCGAGCCTCCGGTGGCGGTGGTGGAGAAAAACGCGGCCGCCCACGGCACCACCGAAGTGGCCACCGAGTATCTCAAGTATCTCTACACCCCGGAAGGCCAGGAAATCGCGGCGAAAAACTTCTACCGCCCGCGTGACGCGAAGGTGGCCGACAAATACGCCAAGAACTTCCCCGCCCTCACTCTCGTGAACATCCGCGACGATTTCGGCGGTTGGGAAAGAGCCCAAAAGACCCACTTTGCCGACGGCGGCACTTTCGACCAGTTGTACGGCAAATAA
- a CDS encoding ABC transporter permease, whose amino-acid sequence MSRRRIIPGFGLSLGYTLTYLSVIILIPLVALFMKASQMGWADSVKLLKSPGIVAAAKLSFGASAIAALCSSVLGLLIAWVLVRYRFPGRKFFDAMVDLPFALPTAVAGITLSQIYSTKGWVGKYLAQGAQWVKEHHAPGGWIGGWVDTISQRGAAYSSIGVFIALFFIGLPFVVRTVQPVMEDLSKDTEEAAATLGAGRWTVFWRVIFPSILPALITGFTLAFARAVGEYGSVIFISGNLPLKTEILPSLIISQLEQFKYESAAVIAAAMLVVSFVLLFLINLLQRRLNWRTR is encoded by the coding sequence ATGTCCCGCCGCCGCATCATTCCGGGCTTCGGCCTCTCGCTCGGCTACACTCTCACCTACCTCAGTGTGATCATCCTGATCCCGCTGGTGGCTCTCTTCATGAAGGCCAGCCAGATGGGATGGGCGGATTCCGTCAAGCTGTTGAAGTCGCCCGGCATCGTCGCCGCGGCGAAGCTCAGCTTCGGTGCCTCCGCGATCGCCGCGTTGTGCAGTTCCGTGCTGGGGCTGTTGATCGCGTGGGTACTGGTCCGCTACCGCTTCCCGGGCCGCAAGTTTTTCGATGCAATGGTGGACCTGCCGTTCGCCCTGCCGACCGCCGTGGCGGGCATCACCCTGTCCCAAATCTACTCGACCAAGGGCTGGGTGGGCAAATACCTCGCCCAAGGCGCGCAGTGGGTGAAGGAACACCACGCGCCCGGCGGTTGGATCGGCGGATGGGTGGACACCATCTCCCAGCGCGGCGCGGCCTATAGTTCCATCGGTGTGTTCATCGCCCTGTTCTTCATCGGCCTGCCTTTCGTGGTGCGCACGGTGCAGCCGGTGATGGAGGATCTTTCCAAGGATACGGAGGAAGCAGCGGCCACACTCGGAGCCGGACGCTGGACCGTTTTCTGGCGCGTCATCTTCCCATCGATCCTGCCCGCGCTGATCACCGGGTTCACCCTGGCCTTCGCACGCGCGGTCGGTGAATACGGCTCCGTGATCTTCATCTCCGGAAACCTGCCGCTGAAGACCGAGATCCTGCCCTCGCTGATCATCTCGCAGCTCGAGCAGTTCAAGTATGAGTCCGCCGCCGTGATCGCCGCCGCGATGCTGGTCGTGTCCTTCGTCCTCCTCTTCCTCATCAATCTCCTCCAGCGCCGTCTCAACTGGCGCACCCGCTGA
- a CDS encoding glucosyl-3-phosphoglycerate synthase, which translates to MKIFHHSRFHDSGALAALKRNHGLRVSVCIPTLDEADTIGVIVSCIRKELMDTHGVVDEVIVIDSGSTDATRDLARAAGADVYLSAEIAPESGTFRGKGENLWKALHVATGDLICFVDGDIANFDPHFVTGLVGPLLEDPSLCYVKAFYERPLDHPQGFRPTGGGRVTEILVRPLLSLFYPELTAFLQPLSGEYAARRETFRSLLFPCGYGVELAHLIDLSRTIGPDAMAQTDLDQRHHRNRSDEELGRMAFGILQVLFRRLERDGKLTLASSLPEILQTWHFDGLNLAAEATAIPEPERPAFAK; encoded by the coding sequence TTGAAAATCTTCCATCACTCGCGTTTCCACGATTCCGGCGCGCTGGCCGCGCTCAAACGGAACCACGGTCTGCGCGTGTCCGTGTGCATCCCCACGCTGGATGAAGCGGACACCATCGGAGTGATCGTCTCCTGCATCCGCAAAGAACTGATGGATACGCATGGCGTGGTCGATGAAGTGATCGTCATCGACTCCGGCTCCACCGATGCCACCCGTGATCTCGCCCGCGCCGCCGGAGCGGATGTGTATCTTTCCGCGGAGATCGCCCCGGAAAGCGGCACCTTCCGCGGCAAGGGTGAGAATCTTTGGAAAGCCCTCCACGTCGCGACCGGAGACCTCATCTGCTTCGTGGACGGGGACATCGCGAACTTTGATCCCCATTTCGTCACCGGTCTCGTCGGTCCATTGTTGGAAGACCCATCGCTGTGCTATGTGAAGGCCTTCTATGAACGTCCGCTCGATCATCCGCAGGGCTTCCGCCCCACCGGTGGCGGACGGGTTACGGAGATCCTCGTGCGGCCGCTGCTCTCGCTGTTCTATCCGGAGCTTACCGCGTTCCTGCAACCACTCTCGGGCGAATACGCCGCGCGCCGCGAAACCTTCCGCAGCCTCCTCTTCCCCTGCGGCTATGGCGTCGAGCTGGCGCATCTGATCGATCTTTCTCGAACGATCGGCCCCGATGCCATGGCACAGACCGATCTCGACCAGCGCCATCATCGCAACCGCAGCGATGAGGAACTCGGCCGCATGGCCTTCGGCATCCTCCAGGTGCTGTTCCGGCGGCTGGAACGCGATGGCAAGCTGACCCTCGCCAGTTCACTGCCGGAGATTCTCCAGACCTGGCACTTCGATGGTCTCAACCTCGCCGCCGAAGCCACCGCCATTCCCGAGCCGGAGAGGCCTGCTTTCGCAAAGTAG